The sequence below is a genomic window from Dermacentor albipictus isolate Rhodes 1998 colony chromosome 2, USDA_Dalb.pri_finalv2, whole genome shotgun sequence.
AAAACGTCATAACTTGTCGGTCAGCTTCTTGCGGACCAAAGCTCCTGATGCCTTGAATCTGTAGCTTTTCAAGCATCGACATTTCGAGGCAGTAGTCAACTTCGTAAAAACAAAACTAATCGCCGCCTAGCAGGCGAGAACCGGCGCACGTTCCCGCGCAAGGAGAACCGCCCGCAGAGCCTGCTTGTTCCCGACTAGCTGCGACACGCTCCTGGCTATAGCCAGTCGAGCCGTCGAGCCACGAGGGTGGCTACTCGTCACGTTTGAGCCAGGTCGAAGATACATGAAAGCCATCTCCAGCCATCTGTTTCTAAACACGAAGGCAACGGAGGGCCGTTGAGGCGTGCGGTCGCATCTATGGGGACGCTACCCGTCTGATAGCGATGTTCGGCCGTTGCGGGCAGCGAACAGCTGCGTTAAAAATTATGTTGTGGCCAACGTCACCGAAGGCGTAAATGGTGACCAAAGTCATTGTAAGGTTCTTGAAGAAGAGGATTGTGCTTGCTGTCATCTTCTGTGTGTCGCTTCTGTATTGCTTATCGTCGCTCTTAACAGAGGTGGGTCGCGGTCTGCTACCTTCTCGTGTTTACGGCCGCTGGCATAACACCGCGCCTTGCTACTCGTCTGACTAGGAGAAAACTTTGAAAAAAGGTTTACCGACAGCGAGTATGCGCGTGACATATATCTACCGGTTTGTTTACACAGGGATCGTATGAGACAGTTGTGAGGCCTACACCAGTGCCACTTATTTCCTCGTGTTTGGTTTCAGGACTCGCTCGGTGTCGAAACGAACGAAACACTTGGAAAGATTTCTCTGCCACCGAGCTCCTTCAAATGGCATCTTGATAAAGAAAAGAGCAACTCGAGTGCCCCCGTTACTTGCAGAAATTCTGTACAAGGAAAAGTCCTCGTAGCAGATGACCGAGGTAAGTGGAGCTCGTCGGTCACGATTCGATTTGGGGACGGTGCTTTTGGAGAGCGAAAGGTTAATTTTTTCCAAGTTTTCCGTAATGGTCTCACGAATCAACTGCTTATCAAGCGGCAATGGACGCCTTCACTGCTGAGGGGCGATTCCTAACGATAATTGACTAATGTAAACAAGCAGCTTGTACTTGAATCTGCGTCGTGTGTTCTAGTGCATGCTTGCGTGCACGGTTATCGTCATTTGCACATCGCATATTACCGAAAGGCAAGAAGCACAACACAAAATCTGCTTACACGGTGCCGGAGCGAGTAACTTGTGCGGCAAAAAAGTGTTATAGGCGTTAATTCAGTTACAATGCGACGCGAGGCGTATGCCGTTTTTGTGATTGCTCGTGGCAACTTGAACGTAAATGCGCTGAATAGTTTCTTGTGCCTCAAGCATGCTGGAATTCACGTTgagctaactttttttttcagcactctTACTTTGTACACATTTTAGTGCATGCCTTTTGTAGAATGGTCATTTTGGATGCGGTATTTAACCTAAAGAAAAAATGTGCAGAGCCTGTCTGCCACAGGCCTACCTTACACACATTTAGCCAAAAATTAATACTGATTTTTTAAAAATGGTGTTGACATTGTAGGTTACGTCTGCCAAAGGTCAGAGGTTGCATCAAATGGCTGTTGCATTGCTGAAGCTGCCAGCACACGACGTTACTGCTGCGATACATGCCAATCCAATGGTTGCTGCAGCATCTACGAGTACTGCATCTCTTGCTGCATGCATCCACAAAAGGTGCCAAGAACCATTGTTTGCTGTTTGTGCGTGATGCTCTCATTCACCTCTTTATGATAACGCCTCAAGTACCCATTCTGTCATGATTGTCACTTGTCTCTCTCAAAAGTTTTGTTAGAGATACACTGAAGGGAAATATTAAGTATAGCCAATATAATGTAGTGCGGTCCTATAATTTCTAAGCATTCTGCGTTAAGAGATGGCTTAGCAACAGAGAAagcaggggaggtattctgtagcagtccacctagtgggctgtcgatttcagctgctgctgattggctggagctgcTCGGCTCCTCCTCGTACAGCTGCATACAATCAGCAGTACTCCCCCAGGTGTTCATGGCAGCACATCCCTTTGCATGGGGCAGATTCCCTGCACTGTAGCAGTAATCTTGCAAGTCACACAGTGCCAGCCACTATTGTCTTCAGTGATTCAAAAGAACATACGAGAGGGTGCCACACACTTGCGAATAGCGCTAACAGAGTCCTTCTTTAGAAAAATGATATATTATCCATGCTGCATTCAAATGTTCAAGTGCACTACAATTATTTTCTTGGTTTCAGTCGGTGCTCAGTGTAAGGACACATCGCGAGATTGTTTCATGACTGCATTTCAGTAGGGGCAGAATcagaatgcaaaaatgatttttttttaaagttatttAGGTGCAAGTTGAAGAACCTCGGGTTGTTGAAATGTATCCAGAGCCTATTTTCATGTCCGTAGTAGCCCGTGTGTTGCTTTAGGATGGtaaaacagggtgtctaccattAGGAAAAACTTGGCATTTTCAGCAAATTTTGACAGTTCTGGAAAATTTGTGGGAAAAACTGTGAATTTTCACTGTGGCTGCTTTAAAACGGGAAAATTGGTACGTACAGTGGCTATGGTGAGCTAGTGGTATGCCAAAAGGAAGCAAGGTTTTCAGATGAACCGGTACAATCTGCGAATAATGGTCAGGTAACTTGAATATCATTAAACATTATACAGGTGATGAAGAGAAAACCGAGGGTGCATATCCGGCCTTATTTGCAACTTACTGGTGGTTCTTTTTTTGAAAATTATGGGCTGGCATAGTAACTTTGCAAGCTATAAATCACTACTACTTGTGCTTGAACCTTCAGGGTCAGACTGCTGGGGAATCATCATAAATATGGTCAGGAAAAACCTGGAAGAATCAGGAAATTCGAAAGCTCCAATCTCGTAGGCACCCTGTTAAATTCTTTAATATGATCTGATTTGCTTTGTTAATATTAATTATAAATAGGGCATAGTAAGATGTCACAGGAGCCGATTCTATTGTTGCGCAGTGGTAGTGTCAATCCTCTTCCATATTTGTAATTCTCTTAATTATGAAAAGCTCTGTTCTATTCTCCAAATGTAACACATTAGACATATTATGAAATGATCCATGtgtttagcttgacttagtagtTGTCTTCCACTTTCCTTTGACCCACTTAATCCCGCATGGGCATGTGCGTAAgaaggcgtttggtgtgttgtggcACCACAGACCCGAGCACATGGGAGTTGGGccctcccgcatgtagccgtgcgtggcATAGCCATGTCctgggaaaaggggatcctgggggtttaCCCAAAGACGGGTGCTTGGACCTATAAGACCCGCTGGCAGAGGCAACACatctctttggcctctgcttcactgAGATGGCACCTCTGGACTTACCCACCCAGAAAAAATCTGCAGGTGCCTTTTCCTATCCCCTTCTTCAATCTTTTtgctttctctcccacttttccatctttcctgtcttctatatCCAATTTTCCGGacagcaagggttaaccatgtgtaatatatccagACTTGGGCATATGCATTAGGTTATCATAGCTATGTACAGCTGACGTCTGCATTTCCTTTGGGTCTCGCAGCGTCtgcttgttgggctccatggtgacTGGCTGGCATAGCTGCCAAAATTAAATAAATTTTTATGGCTAAAATGCGTTTCCCCCCACTTGCTGATTGCCTCGTCCTAAAAGAGGGCACACCGATGAAACCTGGAGACTTTTTGTTCAGCAGAAAGGAACCTTCCCTCTCTTTCATGTTGTGCACTGTCCGAATCCTGAAGCAGAGCGTGAGAACACTATCTCCTTTCATTGTTGCAAAATGCCTTACTGATAAAATAGGACCTGAATACAAAGTTACTAAGAAGGTGAGTGGCAACCTTCTACTTGAGGTCTGCAACATCCAACAACATGGAAAATGTCGAGCTTTGTGGCATTTGGTTATGTCCCAATCACGGTGACTCGACACAGCTCCATGA
It includes:
- the LOC135912545 gene encoding SREBP regulating gene protein, translating into MVTKVIVRFLKKRIVLAVIFCVSLLYCLSSLLTEDSLGVETNETLGKISLPPSSFKWHLDKEKSNSSAPVTCRNSVQGKVLVADDRGYVCQRSEVASNGCCIAEAASTRRYCCDTCQSNGCCSIYEYCISCCMHPQKITILQKILGKASDTFKMLVASITDHFELCLTKCRTSSDSVHHENSYRDPKAKHCYADEPPGRQVATRSQLMKE